TGAAAAGTAAATTAAACTCTTTTGTAGATTTAAGGGCGGCGGCAAGCATAAGAAGATGTTTTAAGGAAATTTCCCCGGACCTTTCAAACCTTTTTAGCGTTCCCAGGCTTACTCCGGAACGTGAAGACAAAGCCGACTGTGATAAGTTAAGTTCCAGCCTGCGCGTCCGCGCGCGCAAAGATATCCCAGCGCTCAGGTCATAAACACCG
This window of the Candidatus Goldiibacteriota bacterium genome carries:
- a CDS encoding helix-turn-helix transcriptional regulator; the encoded protein is MIKDNILSTKLNVDNFGVYDLSAGISLRARTRRLELNLSQSALSSRSGVSLGTLKRFERSGEISLKHLLMLAAALKSTKEFNLLFTTQNYATFEEAVSIKKTRKRKRGRIND